Proteins from one Chanodichthys erythropterus isolate Z2021 chromosome 15, ASM2448905v1, whole genome shotgun sequence genomic window:
- the nkain1 gene encoding sodium/potassium-transporting ATPase subunit beta-1-interacting protein 1, whose translation MGRCDGRCTLVVICCLQLVAALQRQVFDFLGYQWAPILANFLHIVAVILGVFGTVQIRSRYLILYAVWLVVWVGWNSFIICFYLEVGHLSQDRDFLMTFNTSLHRSWWMENGPGCLVTPVPDSPLAPQDHHVITVSGCLLDYQYIEVVSSALQVFLALFGFVYACYVSKVFQDDEDSFDYIGRLDSYSYQPPQKSSHLQLQPLYTAG comes from the exons ATGGGTCGGTGCGACGGGAGGTGCACGCTGGTGGTCATCTGCTGCCTGCAGCTG GTCGCTGCATTACAGAGGCAGGTGTTTGACTTTTTGGGATATCAGTGGGCTCCCATCCTTGCCAATTTCCTCCATATCGTGGCCGTCATTTTGGGAGTGTTTGGAACTGTGCAAATCCGCTCCAGATATCTTATACTG TATGCTGTGTGGCTTGTGGTCTGGGTCGGCTGGAACTCTTTCATCATCTGTTTTTACCTGGAAGTTGGTCACCTGTCACAG GACAGGGATTTCCTAATGACTTTTAACACATCACTTCATCGTTCCTGGTGGATGGAGAATGGACCTGGTTGCTTAGTTACTCCGGTGCCTGACTCACCATTGGCTCCTCAGGATCATCATGTGATCACTGTCAGTGGCTGCCTACTGGACTACCAGTACATAGAGGTGGTCAGCTCAGCCTTGCAAGTGTTTCTTGCA CTCTTTGGATTTGTTTATGCCTGCTATGTCAGTAAAGTCTTCCAGGATGACGAGGACAGCT TTGATTACATTGGTAGATTGGACTCTTATAGTTACCAGCCTCCACAGAAGAGCTCTCACTTACAGCTGCAGCCTCTCTATAC GGCTGGATAG